In Brachypodium distachyon strain Bd21 chromosome 2, Brachypodium_distachyon_v3.0, whole genome shotgun sequence, one genomic interval encodes:
- the LOC100821001 gene encoding uncharacterized protein At2g39795, mitochondrial translates to MNIASTLRRAPRSAAARGLLAALSGRVRPTHHHRAASVSPFSSVPSPQLSAAAEAQLIRVINFEISCAQNDCRKRDWAKEFGGGFPFEIQDKEGTNRITLTRSHQNEQIEVEVLLPSPANGDAQNGEREDQAEDGKHRSHAGSVAPTYCIPLLVRIHKGAASCLEISCSSYPMQLVVESLEFGSSDGSGGSLSGGIAFSDMPEELQKALYPYLRSRGISTDITDFLHAYMINKECHEYLSWLRRLKGLTKS, encoded by the exons ATGAACATCGCCTCCACCCTACGCCGCGCTCCGAGGTCGGCGGCCGCGCGGGGCCTCCTCGCTGCCTTGAGCGGCCGCGTCCGTCCTACCCACCACCATCGCGCGGCGTCCGTCTCACCTTTCTCCTCCGTCCCTTCCCCGCAGctgagcgccgccgccgaagcccAACTCATCCGGGTCATCAACTTCGAGATCTCCTGCGCCCAGAACGACTGCAGGAAACGCGACTGG GCAAAGGAATTTGGGGGAGGCTTCCCTTTTGAGATCCAAGATAAGGAGGGTACCAACAGGATTACACTCACAAGGAGCCATCAGAATGAGCAGATCGAAGTCGAAGTGCTATTGCCGAGCCCGGCCAATGGAGATGCACAAAATGGTGAGCGAGAGGACCAAGCTGAAGATGGCAAACACCGGAGCCACGCCGGTAGTGTTGCCCCAACATATTGTATTCCACTGTTAGTTAGGATTCACAAAGGGGCAGCCTCATGCTTGGAGATTAGTTGTAGCTCTTACCCTATGCAGCTTGTCGTCGAGAGTTTGGAATTTGGATCTAGTGATGGATCTGGTGGCTCGTTAAGTGGTGGAATTGCATTCAG TGACATGCCTGAGGAGCTTCAGAAGGCTTTGTATCCCTACTTGAGAAGTAGGGGCATCTCGACAGATATTACTGATTTCTTACATGCCTACATGATAAACAAAGAGTGCCATGAGTATTTGTCTTGGTTGAGAAGACTCAAAGGTCTCACAAAAAGTTGA
- the LOC100821301 gene encoding protein YIPF1 homolog isoform X1 codes for MDEGYANLPTSHLLGSVPAVTPEERKPAGPAEVGNAAATSRLQQFPPAPGATGGGYQPPGSPLDGDVETQTNWKGYFNVASYAPYFNVDTDVVVDRLISSVYPMDGFFRKIDANPDMYGPLWITTTLIFMLAAFGNFATYLMQRKTDLNIWNFDVGYFNWAATVMYGYAIVVPAAFFFLFQYFGSRPSLVRFWCMWGYSLFIFIPASILLLIPVEFLRWVIIAGAGGASSWFIALNLKECTEGADMMVLIASASVLQFALALFIKVFFFA; via the exons ATGGATGAGGGCTACGCCAACCTCCCCACCAGCCACCTCCTCGGCTCCGTCCCC GCCGTGACTCCAGAAGAGAGGAAGCCCGCAGGCCCCGCCGAAG TTGGGAATGCAGCTGCCACCTCTCGCTTGCAGCAGTttcctcctgctcctggtGCCACTGGTGGAGGGTACCAGCCCCCAGGGAGTCCTTTAG ATGGAGATGTAGAAACACAGACAAACTGGAAAGGATACTTCAATGTCGCATCTTATGCTCCGTACTTCAATGTTGATACtgatgttgttgttgatagGCTCATCAGTTCCGTTTATCCAATGGACGGTTTTTTCAGGAAGATAGATGCCAATCCTGACAT GTATGGACCCTTATGGATCACCACTACACTGATATTCATGCTGGCTGCATTCGGAAACTTTGCCACCTATCTGATGCAAAGGAAAACTGATCTGAACATATGGAACTTCGATGTTGGCTACTTCAATTGGGCGGCAACGGTCATGTACGGTTATGCTATCGTGGTACCTGCTgcattctttttcttgttccaGTATTTTGGATCACGCCCAAGCCTTGTTCGGTTTTGGTGTATGTGGGGCTACTCTCTGTTCATCTTCATACCAGCATCT ATACTGCTACTTATTCCTGTGGAGTTCCTTCGCTGGGTCATCATAGCTGGTGCTGGTGGAGCATCATCTTGGTTCATCGCATTAAACTTAAAGGAATGCACTGAAGGAGCTGATATGATGGTTTTGATTGCTAGTGCATCAGTGTTGCAGTTTGCTCTTGCACTGTTCATcaaagttttcttttttgcctgA
- the LOC100821301 gene encoding protein YIPF1 homolog isoform X2, with the protein MDEGYANLPTSHLLGSVPAVTPEERKPAGPAEAATSRLQQFPPAPGATGGGYQPPGSPLDGDVETQTNWKGYFNVASYAPYFNVDTDVVVDRLISSVYPMDGFFRKIDANPDMYGPLWITTTLIFMLAAFGNFATYLMQRKTDLNIWNFDVGYFNWAATVMYGYAIVVPAAFFFLFQYFGSRPSLVRFWCMWGYSLFIFIPASILLLIPVEFLRWVIIAGAGGASSWFIALNLKECTEGADMMVLIASASVLQFALALFIKVFFFA; encoded by the exons ATGGATGAGGGCTACGCCAACCTCCCCACCAGCCACCTCCTCGGCTCCGTCCCC GCCGTGACTCCAGAAGAGAGGAAGCCCGCAGGCCCCGCCGAAG CTGCCACCTCTCGCTTGCAGCAGTttcctcctgctcctggtGCCACTGGTGGAGGGTACCAGCCCCCAGGGAGTCCTTTAG ATGGAGATGTAGAAACACAGACAAACTGGAAAGGATACTTCAATGTCGCATCTTATGCTCCGTACTTCAATGTTGATACtgatgttgttgttgatagGCTCATCAGTTCCGTTTATCCAATGGACGGTTTTTTCAGGAAGATAGATGCCAATCCTGACAT GTATGGACCCTTATGGATCACCACTACACTGATATTCATGCTGGCTGCATTCGGAAACTTTGCCACCTATCTGATGCAAAGGAAAACTGATCTGAACATATGGAACTTCGATGTTGGCTACTTCAATTGGGCGGCAACGGTCATGTACGGTTATGCTATCGTGGTACCTGCTgcattctttttcttgttccaGTATTTTGGATCACGCCCAAGCCTTGTTCGGTTTTGGTGTATGTGGGGCTACTCTCTGTTCATCTTCATACCAGCATCT ATACTGCTACTTATTCCTGTGGAGTTCCTTCGCTGGGTCATCATAGCTGGTGCTGGTGGAGCATCATCTTGGTTCATCGCATTAAACTTAAAGGAATGCACTGAAGGAGCTGATATGATGGTTTTGATTGCTAGTGCATCAGTGTTGCAGTTTGCTCTTGCACTGTTCATcaaagttttcttttttgcctgA